A stretch of Mesorhizobium sp. M2A.F.Ca.ET.046.03.2.1 DNA encodes these proteins:
- a CDS encoding Ulp1 family isopeptidase — translation MGELQAADELMSAPGEDVLVNGSHGKGELRPTKRQRIQSNLQHAVTERQPGQVGDSGARAMMQLPAHQVGTSEREAQLAMQGDEHEYTPAPHLDGSMPSTVQPDRPIVAPDGADKRPVYSNDATAIEGLKSALLAGKARPDTVTRSANSLFGFSRWLFQNKKPGFAARLYHPSLSQDLEEYESRGGSSTVAGALRQLMKPIGGAAPIVGRAVLNPHPDDAALTRHFRSASGYATALNHFSHYLRQNDKLGIAGRIYDESLDKDVESYKAASSTRGAPIESALVYIRKHPPRVILGSHLENAVSMEARPRGDAAQHTAPQQGFDWPEELLPVGYKEGTDLPLSLAPTAHQHQAPDFGEAVPHLNWRHGDQGAPEGLVAARDRSSPLPSEAVPHKSGRGLATQPRLWAEKSASPELFRRRAEQALPASARGVETSSAVDEAAARQALAWLQQEMEGIEPMQDPHKVATPESEAQLVRQRDEHESTPAPHPGGGGSMSSTVQPDRPIVVPNGSDKRPVYSNDATAIEGLRAAFHAGKASANTVTFNVNSLFGFSRWLLQNNKPGFAARLYHSSLDQDLKEYESTGGSSTVAGALRYLKKSTSGAPIMGRPLVIPYPDDAELIRDYRAASTKEYLAAPATGRNPDTVGGYTNFLRHFSQYLRQNNKPGIAARIHDKSLDKDVESFKAVSYGNRLSIGSALAHLRDILPRIVLGRETVLAAHPADAVTRRVGAAAEAGPAAPARAPQPASPATAKLPGTYRGLPLVDVTTLTTSSSGAQIGALDPTAPSNVATGRVLGAAEWLSDAHVQRDYNLLERQLQGINPALAARTRLVDPSVSHLLRHTSPQDARGILQSIYNQNNATADFLFLPVNNGTATSPGTHWSLLLVDRRDPERRFAYHYDSLQREGYNDVPAKQLAGLLNATLAPAPMARQTNHYDCGVFVLEGTWALVERLVKGQRPDHEPLPLDNLVADRQALQDRLRRRLPHEEEPRQLLEDEPASPPMMAFEPGELRQLLEDEPDSPPMMAFESGELRQLLEDEPASPPMMAFESGELRQLLEDEPASPPMMAFEPGELRQLLEDEPASPPMMAFEPGELRQLLEDEPASPPMMAFEPGELRQLLEDEPASPPMMAFEPGELRQLLNDEPASTWAQINSTPHARADGVHQPAQAPWLPERRR, via the coding sequence TTGGGCGAATTGCAGGCGGCGGATGAGTTGATGAGTGCACCAGGCGAGGATGTCCTCGTCAATGGCTCGCATGGCAAAGGTGAGTTGAGACCAACGAAGAGGCAGAGGATCCAAAGCAATCTGCAGCATGCTGTCACTGAGCGGCAACCAGGTCAGGTTGGTGACTCAGGCGCTCGCGCGATGATGCAACTCCCTGCCCATCAGGTGGGTACATCGGAACGGGAGGCGCAGCTCGCGATGCAGGGGGATGAGCACGAATACACCCCAGCGCCGCATCTCGATGGGTCGATGCCCTCGACAGTGCAGCCGGATCGTCCAATTGTGGCCCCCGACGGTGCCGACAAGCGTCCTGTTTATTCCAACGATGCCACCGCCATCGAAGGGCTGAAGTCTGCACTCCTTGCGGGTAAAGCCAGGCCGGACACGGTCACTCGCAGCGCAAATTCTCTTTTCGGCTTTAGTCGTTGGCTCTTTCAAAACAAAAAGCCAGGGTTTGCTGCTCGGCTTTACCATCCGTCGCTGAGCCAGGATCTCGAGGAGTACGAGAGTAGGGGTGGTTCCTCCACAGTGGCTGGCGCACTGCGTCAACTGATGAAGCCGATAGGCGGAGCCGCCCCGATTGTGGGTCGCGCTGTCCTGAACCCCCATCCTGACGACGCCGCGCTCACTAGACATTTCAGATCCGCGAGCGGCTACGCAACTGCTCTTAACCATTTCAGTCATTACCTACGTCAAAATGACAAGCTCGGGATTGCGGGCCGGATTTACGATGAATCGCTGGATAAAGATGTTGAGAGCTACAAGGCCGCCTCCTCTACTCGTGGAGCTCCGATCGAATCTGCACTGGTTTATATCCGCAAGCACCCGCCGCGCGTTATACTCGGGAGTCATCTGGAAAACGCGGTCAGCATGGAGGCTCGTCCCCGTGGCGACGCTGCTCAGCATACCGCACCACAGCAGGGATTCGATTGGCCAGAGGAGCTCCTGCCGGTAGGTTATAAGGAGGGCACCGATCTACCATTGTCTCTCGCCCCAACCGCGCACCAACACCAAGCACCCGACTTTGGAGAGGCCGTCCCTCACTTGAACTGGCGCCACGGCGACCAGGGCGCCCCGGAGGGGCTGGTAGCTGCACGGGACAGGAGCAGCCCGCTGCCAAGCGAGGCGGTGCCACATAAATCTGGACGGGGACTCGCTACGCAGCCCAGATTGTGGGCGGAGAAATCCGCCTCGCCAGAGCTCTTTCGACGGCGGGCGGAGCAGGCTCTGCCGGCGTCCGCCAGAGGTGTGGAGACATCCTCCGCGGTTGATGAAGCCGCCGCTCGCCAAGCTTTGGCTTGGTTGCAGCAGGAGATGGAGGGGATCGAACCGATGCAGGATCCTCATAAGGTGGCTACACCGGAATCTGAGGCGCAGCTCGTCAGGCAGAGGGATGAACACGAATCCACCCCAGCACCGCATCCCGGAGGTGGTGGTTCGATGTCCTCGACAGTGCAGCCGGATCGTCCAATTGTAGTCCCCAACGGTTCCGACAAGCGTCCTGTCTATTCCAACGATGCGACCGCTATCGAAGGGCTGAGGGCAGCATTCCACGCGGGTAAGGCCAGCGCGAACACGGTCACTTTCAATGTAAATTCTCTTTTCGGCTTTAGTCGGTGGCTCCTTCAAAACAACAAGCCAGGGTTTGCTGCTCGGCTTTACCATTCGTCGCTGGATCAGGATCTCAAGGAGTACGAGAGTACGGGTGGTTCCTCCACCGTGGCTGGCGCACTGCGTTACCTCAAGAAGTCGACAAGCGGAGCCCCGATTATGGGTCGCCCTCTCGTGATCCCCTATCCTGACGATGCCGAGCTCATTAGAGATTACAGAGCCGCTTCGACCAAGGAGTACCTGGCAGCGCCTGCGACCGGACGGAATCCAGATACCGTGGGCGGCTATACAAATTTTCTTAGACATTTTAGCCAGTATCTGCGTCAAAATAACAAGCCTGGGATTGCCGCTCGGATTCACGACAAATCGCTGGATAAAGATGTTGAGAGCTTCAAGGCTGTCTCCTATGGTAATAGACTAAGTATCGGTTCTGCATTGGCTCACCTCCGGGATATCCTGCCGCGCATTGTGCTCGGGCGCGAAACTGTCCTTGCTGCTCATCCGGCAGACGCAGTCACCAGGCGCGTTGGGGCCGCTGCTGAAGCTGGGCCAGCGGCACCGGCAAGAGCTCCCCAACCCGCCTCGCCAGCAACCGCTAAGCTGCCAGGCACCTACCGCGGCCTTCCACTGGTTGATGTGACCACACTGACGACCAGTTCCTCTGGGGCTCAGATCGGGGCGCTCGATCCGACAGCCCCGTCCAACGTTGCAACGGGGCGGGTGCTCGGCGCCGCCGAATGGCTGAGCGACGCCCATGTCCAGAGAGATTACAATTTGCTGGAGCGGCAACTGCAGGGGATCAATCCGGCGCTCGCTGCCCGGACTCGGCTGGTGGATCCTTCCGTATCCCATCTACTGCGACACACGTCGCCGCAAGACGCTCGAGGCATATTGCAGTCCATCTATAATCAAAACAACGCCACAGCCGACTTCCTGTTCTTGCCAGTGAATAATGGCACGGCTACTAGCCCCGGCACCCATTGGTCGCTGCTGCTCGTTGATCGCCGCGACCCCGAAAGGCGGTTCGCCTATCACTACGACTCCCTCCAGCGAGAGGGATATAACGACGTGCCTGCAAAACAGCTCGCAGGACTGCTGAATGCTACCTTGGCGCCAGCCCCCATGGCCAGACAGACGAACCATTATGATTGCGGCGTATTTGTCCTGGAGGGCACGTGGGCGCTGGTTGAACGATTGGTGAAAGGGCAGCGGCCAGACCACGAGCCGCTGCCCCTCGACAACCTCGTTGCCGATCGGCAGGCGCTGCAAGACCGGCTAAGGAGGCGCTTGCCGCACGAGGAAGAGCCGCGGCAGCTGCTGGAGGATGAACCCGCCTCCCCACCGATGATGGCATTCGAGCCAGGGGAACTGCGGCAACTGTTGGAAGACGAGCCTGACTCCCCACCAATGATGGCGTTCGAGTCAGGGGAACTGCGGCAACTGTTGGAAGACGAGCCTGCCTCCCCACCAATGATGGCGTTCGAGTCAGGGGAACTGCGGCAACTGTTGGAGGACGAGCCTGCCTCCCCACCAATGATGGCGTTCGAGCCAGGGGAACTGCGGCAGCTGTTGGAGGATGAACCCGCTTCCCCACCGATGATGGCGTTCGAGCCAGGGGAACTGCGGCAGCTGTTGGAGGATGAACCCGCTTCCCCACCGATGATGGCGTTCGAGCCAGGGGAACTGCGGCAACTGTTGGAAGACGAGCCTGCCTCCCCACCAATGATGGCGTTCGAGCCAGGGGAACTGCGGCAACTGTTGAATGATGAGCCTGCCTCCACTTGGGCACAAATCAATTCGACCCCACATGCGCGAGCGGACGGTGTTCATCAGCCAGCCCAGGCGCCCTGGCTCCCTGAACGCAGAAGATAA
- a CDS encoding conjugal transfer protein TraG, translated as MTPTKLLIGQIAVVCAIVIIGVWTATQWCAQMLTYQTPLGAPWFLFAGWPIYKPWKLFEWWFHFDAYAPEVFDKAGTLAGASGFLGCAAAIAGSLLRARQRGSVTTYGSSRWATTHEVETAGLLRPAGVFLGRLNDRYLRHDGPEHVMAFAPTRSGKGVGLVVPTLLSWTGSAIIHDIKGENWQLTSGWRSKFSYCLLFNPTDPRSARYNPLLEVRKGPDEIRDVQNIADILVDPEGALERRNHWEKTSHSLLVGAILHVLYAEEDKTLARVATFLSDPQRSFAATLRRMMTTNHLGTGHNPQVHPVVASAARELLNKSENERSGVLSTAMSFLGLYRDPTVAAATSSCDWRIADLVDGERPLSLYLVVPPSDISRTKPLVRLILNQIGRRLTERLEGDPKKSRKHQLLMMLDEFPALGRLDFFETALAFMAGYGIRSYLIAQSLNQVSKAYGENNAILDNCHVRIAFSSNDERTAKRISDALGTATELRSMRNYAGHRLAPWLSHVMVSRQETARPLLTPGEVMQLPPSDELVLVSGLPPIRAKKLRYYQDQNFTDRVLPAPVLHDGPYADCPASRPDGWTGQVCSVDSRLAADEESADAPVEDEGGVQQQRHPSLPEEDVVVSQEPDQADLYKPADDDSEALADKRVMDRISTAARAYGINEGRGDDVIPGF; from the coding sequence ATGACACCTACGAAGCTACTGATCGGGCAGATCGCCGTTGTGTGCGCAATTGTCATTATCGGCGTATGGACGGCAACCCAATGGTGCGCTCAAATGCTGACCTACCAGACGCCTCTCGGCGCACCATGGTTTCTCTTCGCCGGCTGGCCAATCTACAAGCCGTGGAAGCTGTTTGAATGGTGGTTCCACTTCGATGCTTATGCGCCGGAGGTCTTCGACAAAGCCGGTACGCTTGCAGGCGCCAGCGGATTCCTGGGCTGTGCCGCCGCAATCGCAGGCTCGCTTTTGCGCGCGCGACAGCGCGGGTCGGTTACGACCTATGGGTCTTCACGGTGGGCCACGACTCATGAGGTCGAGACGGCAGGGTTGTTACGGCCGGCGGGCGTTTTCCTCGGTAGGCTGAACGATCGCTATCTGCGCCATGACGGCCCGGAGCACGTCATGGCATTTGCGCCGACGCGTTCGGGCAAGGGCGTGGGGCTGGTTGTTCCAACGCTACTTTCCTGGACCGGGTCTGCCATCATTCATGATATAAAAGGCGAAAATTGGCAGTTGACCTCCGGCTGGCGGTCGAAATTCTCGTACTGCCTTCTGTTCAATCCGACCGACCCGAGATCGGCACGCTACAACCCGCTGCTGGAGGTGCGCAAAGGCCCAGATGAGATCCGGGACGTTCAAAACATCGCCGACATCCTCGTCGATCCCGAGGGCGCGCTGGAGCGACGGAATCACTGGGAGAAGACCAGCCATTCACTCCTAGTTGGCGCCATTTTGCACGTGCTCTACGCTGAAGAGGACAAGACGCTAGCCCGCGTCGCCACCTTCCTGTCGGACCCGCAACGCTCGTTTGCCGCAACGCTACGGCGGATGATGACGACAAACCATCTCGGGACGGGGCATAACCCTCAGGTCCATCCCGTAGTGGCCTCGGCGGCTCGCGAACTCCTGAACAAGTCGGAAAACGAGCGCTCAGGCGTCCTCTCGACCGCCATGTCCTTTCTTGGGCTTTATCGTGATCCAACGGTCGCGGCGGCCACTTCGTCCTGCGACTGGCGCATCGCTGACCTAGTGGATGGAGAGCGACCGCTGTCGCTCTATCTGGTCGTGCCGCCTTCGGATATCTCGCGCACCAAGCCTTTGGTGCGACTGATCTTGAACCAGATCGGCAGGCGGTTGACGGAGCGTCTGGAGGGGGACCCGAAGAAGAGCCGTAAGCATCAGCTGCTCATGATGCTGGACGAGTTTCCGGCGCTCGGTCGCCTCGACTTCTTCGAAACGGCGCTCGCCTTCATGGCAGGTTATGGCATTCGCTCCTATCTGATCGCACAATCTTTGAACCAGGTTTCAAAGGCCTATGGCGAGAACAATGCTATTCTCGACAATTGCCACGTGCGAATTGCCTTTTCCTCCAATGACGAACGCACGGCCAAGCGCATCTCGGATGCCCTCGGCACCGCAACCGAACTTAGGTCGATGCGCAACTATGCGGGCCATCGGCTTGCGCCCTGGCTTTCACATGTCATGGTGAGCCGCCAGGAAACCGCGCGCCCGCTCCTGACGCCAGGCGAGGTGATGCAATTGCCGCCGTCAGACGAATTGGTCCTGGTTTCTGGGTTGCCGCCGATCCGCGCCAAGAAGCTGCGCTATTATCAGGATCAGAATTTCACAGATCGGGTGCTGCCTGCGCCGGTGCTGCACGACGGACCCTATGCGGACTGCCCTGCATCACGCCCGGACGGCTGGACTGGACAAGTGTGCAGCGTCGATAGCCGACTTGCTGCGGACGAGGAAAGCGCCGACGCGCCAGTTGAAGACGAGGGAGGCGTTCAGCAGCAACGCCATCCAAGCCTGCCCGAAGAAGACGTTGTTGTCTCTCAAGAGCCCGATCAGGCCGATCTGTACAAGCCCGCAGACGATGACAGCGAAGCGCTCGCGGACAAGCGTGTCATGGATCGGATTTCCACTGCGGCCCGCGCCTACGGTATCAACGAGGGCAGGGGCGACGATGTCATTCCCGGCTTCTGA
- a CDS encoding CopG family transcriptional regulator: MKPHRIRHQFLLEPELSEKLDNLSRDPSTTKSAIVAKAIEAFIERRGESEFDRRYGVRLDRLSRDLAHVRRDSEVILESLALFIRFSITLHAHTPVPDRATQAIAQERFEKFVEKVGRQIASGKKSLSKDNGGGGEG, encoded by the coding sequence ATGAAGCCGCACCGCATTCGCCATCAGTTTCTGCTTGAGCCGGAGCTCAGCGAGAAACTGGACAACCTCAGTCGCGATCCGTCAACGACCAAATCAGCGATCGTGGCGAAGGCGATCGAGGCGTTCATCGAGCGGCGTGGCGAGAGCGAGTTCGATCGGCGCTACGGCGTAAGGCTTGACCGGCTCTCCCGCGATCTTGCCCACGTCAGGCGCGATTCCGAGGTGATCCTGGAGAGCCTGGCGCTCTTCATCCGCTTTTCGATCACCCTTCACGCCCACACGCCGGTCCCGGATCGGGCAACGCAGGCTATTGCCCAAGAGCGTTTCGAGAAATTCGTTGAGAAGGTCGGCCGCCAGATCGCTTCCGGCAAAAAGTCGCTTAGCAAAGACAATGGTGGGGGAGGGGAAGGATGA
- the trbB gene encoding P-type conjugative transfer ATPase TrbB — protein MSSHPEADHRRRVMLRTAMGPAITEALADPSVIEVMVNPDGALRLDRLGEGRVDTDVHMHPSEAERIIRLVASHVRAEAHADNPIVSAELPSGERFEGLLPPVVLAPCFAIRKPAAKVYTLADYVAERIMLPLQADALKKAVRERRNMLIAGGTSSGKTTLANALLAEVAECDDRVILIEDTRELQCAARDCVALRTRRGSVTLADLVRSTLRLRPDRIIVGEVRGAEALDMLKAWNTGHPGGIATVHANSARSALYRIEQLAQEAVVTVPRRLIAEAIDLIVFIAGRGSSRHIDAIAEVTGLDGSGDYAVAPLTLSQLQQL, from the coding sequence ATGAGCTCTCATCCCGAGGCCGACCACCGGCGGCGTGTCATGCTGCGCACCGCCATGGGTCCGGCAATCACCGAAGCCCTGGCCGATCCGTCCGTCATCGAGGTGATGGTCAATCCCGACGGCGCGCTGCGACTCGACCGGTTAGGCGAAGGTCGGGTCGATACCGACGTTCACATGCACCCGTCCGAGGCAGAACGTATCATCCGCCTGGTTGCTTCGCACGTGCGCGCCGAGGCGCACGCCGACAACCCGATCGTCAGTGCCGAATTGCCGTCTGGCGAACGCTTCGAAGGCCTGCTGCCACCTGTGGTGTTGGCGCCATGTTTTGCCATCCGCAAGCCCGCCGCGAAAGTCTACACCCTGGCCGACTATGTTGCCGAACGCATCATGCTGCCGCTGCAGGCCGATGCGCTGAAAAAGGCCGTCCGCGAGCGGCGCAACATGCTGATCGCCGGCGGCACTTCCTCGGGGAAGACAACACTCGCCAACGCTCTGCTGGCTGAAGTCGCCGAATGCGACGATCGGGTGATCCTGATCGAGGACACACGCGAACTGCAGTGCGCGGCCAGGGACTGCGTTGCCCTGAGAACAAGGCGGGGCTCGGTCACCCTTGCCGATCTCGTGCGCTCGACGCTGAGGCTCAGGCCGGACCGCATCATCGTGGGCGAGGTGAGGGGCGCGGAAGCGCTCGACATGCTGAAGGCATGGAACACCGGGCACCCAGGCGGCATCGCTACCGTACACGCCAATTCCGCGCGCTCGGCTCTCTATCGCATTGAGCAACTCGCCCAGGAAGCGGTGGTCACCGTTCCCCGCCGGCTCATCGCTGAGGCGATAGATCTGATCGTCTTCATAGCGGGACGCGGCTCGTCGCGCCACATCGACGCAATCGCCGAGGTCACCGGTCTCGACGGCAGCGGCGATTACGCCGTTGCCCCGCTCACGCTTTCGCAACTCCAGCAGCTTTGA
- a CDS encoding TrbC/VirB2 family protein produces MRKKLRFLSSTALAFLNTAPVYAAGSGMPWEQPLQQILESVQGPVAKIVAVIIIITTGLTLAFGDTAGGFRRLIQIVFGLSIAFAASSFFLSFFSFGGGALV; encoded by the coding sequence ATGCGCAAGAAGCTTCGCTTTCTTTCGTCCACAGCGCTCGCGTTTCTTAACACGGCCCCGGTTTATGCCGCCGGCTCCGGCATGCCGTGGGAGCAGCCGCTGCAGCAGATCCTGGAGTCCGTGCAGGGACCGGTCGCCAAGATCGTTGCGGTGATCATCATTATCACCACCGGCCTGACGCTTGCCTTCGGCGACACCGCCGGTGGTTTTCGGCGCCTGATTCAGATCGTCTTCGGTCTGTCAATCGCCTTCGCGGCATCGAGCTTCTTCCTCTCCTTCTTCTCCTTCGGTGGTGGGGCGCTCGTCTGA
- a CDS encoding VirB3 family type IV secretion system protein yields the protein MAAGEQHIEGFAVPVHRALTEPILLGGAPRAVAILNGTVAAAIGFGLQQWIAGLVLWIAGHSLAVFAARRDPDFASVLVRHLRLKGWLAC from the coding sequence ATGGCCGCCGGGGAGCAGCATATCGAGGGCTTCGCAGTACCGGTCCACCGGGCGCTGACCGAGCCGATCCTGCTCGGCGGGGCTCCGCGCGCGGTGGCGATCCTCAACGGTACAGTGGCCGCGGCCATTGGCTTCGGCTTGCAGCAATGGATTGCTGGTCTGGTGCTTTGGATCGCAGGCCACTCGTTAGCGGTGTTTGCCGCAAGACGCGATCCGGACTTCGCCAGCGTGCTTGTGCGCCACCTACGTCTGAAGGGGTGGCTTGCATGCTGA
- the trbE gene encoding conjugal transfer protein TrbE yields the protein MLNLSEYRSKADRLADHLPWAALVAPGIVLNKDGSFQRTLRFRGPDLESATEAELVGICARANNALRRLGSGWALFFEAERTEALGYPNSHFPDAASWLVDEERRAAFEGKVAHYESRYHLTLVFMPPPDAQARAESALVDSHYSRGERDWRQDLARFRDETNRVLDLFSGFMSEVRVLDDAQTLTYLHGTISPRRHPIMAPETPIYLDAILVDAPLTGGLEPMLGEQHLRTLTILGFPNLTRPGILDTLNHQDFAYRWMTRFIPLEKTEATKTLTRLRRQWFAKRKSIVAILREVITNEPVPLVDNDADNKALDADEALQALGGDHVSFGYLTTTVTVWGEDRQAAAEKLRAVERIINGLGFTTIREGVNAVEAWLGSLPGHVYANVRQPLVHTLNLAHLMPLSSVWAGPATNEHLAKVTQTEAPPLFVAETSGSTPFRLSTHVEDVGHMLVVGPTGAGKSVLLALIALQFRRYAGAQVYVFDKGNSARAATLAMGGEHHALGADGSLAFQPLRSINDQASRSWAAEWIASLVAHENVTVTPEVKEAIWSALASLATAPAQERTLTGLSVLLQSNALKTALMPYTLDGPFGRLLDADHDGLALSDVQCFETEELMHSQGALLPVLTYLFQRLEERFDGRPTLIMLDEAWVYLDNPLFAARIREWLKVLRKKNVSVVFATQSLADIAGSGIAPAIIESCPQRIFLPNDRAVEPQARTAYERFGLSERQIELIARATPKRQYYLQSRRGNRLFELELGPIALALCGASDPATQTLIDRIMSEDGQGSFASQFLIARGLDWAGELLKQFPQPDKEQFS from the coding sequence ATGCTGAACCTTTCGGAATATCGAAGCAAAGCCGACCGGCTTGCCGACCATCTACCCTGGGCTGCCTTGGTGGCGCCCGGCATCGTGCTCAACAAGGACGGCAGCTTTCAGCGGACGTTGCGGTTCCGCGGCCCGGATCTCGAAAGTGCGACGGAGGCTGAACTCGTCGGCATTTGCGCCCGGGCGAACAATGCTCTCAGACGCCTTGGCTCTGGCTGGGCATTGTTCTTTGAGGCCGAGCGCACAGAAGCGCTGGGCTATCCGAACTCGCATTTTCCTGACGCCGCGTCGTGGCTGGTCGACGAAGAACGCCGCGCTGCTTTCGAGGGGAAGGTAGCGCACTACGAGAGCCGCTATCATCTGACCTTGGTGTTTATGCCACCGCCGGACGCCCAGGCGCGCGCAGAAAGCGCGCTCGTCGACTCTCATTATTCCCGAGGAGAAAGAGACTGGCGCCAGGATCTGGCGAGGTTCCGTGACGAGACCAACCGCGTGCTCGATCTCTTCTCGGGTTTCATGTCCGAAGTACGCGTCCTCGATGATGCTCAGACGTTGACCTACCTCCACGGCACGATTTCGCCTCGTCGCCATCCTATCATGGCCCCGGAAACGCCGATATATCTGGATGCAATCCTGGTCGATGCGCCGCTTACCGGTGGCCTGGAGCCGATGCTGGGTGAGCAGCATCTTCGCACACTGACCATCCTCGGCTTTCCGAACCTCACCCGGCCCGGAATCCTCGATACCCTCAATCATCAGGATTTCGCCTATCGCTGGATGACGCGCTTCATTCCGCTCGAGAAAACGGAAGCCACGAAGACGCTGACGCGATTGCGCCGGCAGTGGTTTGCCAAGCGCAAATCGATCGTGGCAATCCTACGCGAGGTCATTACCAACGAGCCGGTCCCGCTTGTCGATAACGATGCCGACAACAAGGCGCTCGATGCCGACGAAGCCCTTCAGGCATTGGGCGGTGATCATGTGAGTTTCGGCTATCTCACCACCACCGTGACGGTGTGGGGCGAGGATCGCCAAGCCGCTGCAGAGAAGCTTCGCGCGGTCGAGCGCATCATCAATGGGCTCGGCTTCACCACGATCCGAGAAGGCGTCAATGCGGTCGAGGCTTGGCTCGGCTCATTGCCTGGCCATGTCTACGCTAACGTTCGCCAACCGCTCGTTCATACATTGAACCTTGCCCATCTCATGCCGCTGTCGTCGGTTTGGGCCGGTCCTGCGACAAACGAGCATCTCGCGAAAGTCACCCAAACCGAAGCGCCACCGCTTTTCGTTGCCGAGACCAGTGGGTCGACACCGTTTCGGCTTTCCACCCACGTCGAAGATGTCGGCCACATGCTGGTTGTTGGTCCGACCGGCGCCGGCAAGTCGGTTCTGCTTGCTCTGATTGCTCTGCAGTTCAGGCGCTATGCCGGCGCCCAGGTTTATGTCTTCGACAAAGGCAATTCGGCCCGTGCTGCAACACTTGCCATGGGTGGAGAACACCACGCGCTAGGAGCGGACGGTTCCCTTGCCTTTCAGCCACTGCGCAGCATCAACGACCAGGCTAGCCGAAGCTGGGCGGCCGAATGGATCGCCAGCCTTGTTGCCCACGAGAACGTCACCGTCACGCCGGAGGTGAAGGAGGCTATTTGGTCAGCGCTGGCCAGCCTTGCCACCGCGCCGGCGCAGGAACGCACACTGACCGGTCTTTCGGTCCTGCTTCAATCCAATGCGCTGAAGACCGCATTGATGCCCTACACGCTCGACGGTCCCTTCGGCCGCCTGCTCGATGCCGATCATGATGGGCTGGCCTTGTCGGATGTGCAGTGTTTCGAGACCGAGGAGTTAATGCACAGCCAAGGCGCTTTGCTGCCGGTGCTTACCTATCTGTTCCAGCGACTTGAGGAACGGTTCGACGGACGGCCCACGCTGATCATGCTCGACGAGGCGTGGGTCTATCTCGACAATCCGCTGTTCGCCGCCCGCATCCGCGAATGGCTGAAGGTGCTGCGAAAGAAGAACGTGTCGGTTGTCTTCGCTACGCAGTCGCTGGCTGATATCGCGGGCTCTGGCATAGCGCCGGCAATCATCGAAAGCTGCCCGCAGCGCATTTTCCTTCCCAATGATCGTGCCGTGGAACCCCAGGCGCGCACAGCCTACGAGCGCTTCGGTTTAAGCGAGCGGCAGATCGAATTGATCGCCCGCGCCACGCCGAAGCGTCAGTATTATCTGCAATCGCGCCGCGGCAACCGTCTGTTCGAGCTCGAGCTTGGCCCCATCGCTCTTGCGCTTTGCGGTGCTTCCGATCCGGCCACGCAGACTCTGATCGACAGGATCATGTCCGAAGACGGGCAAGGCAGCTTTGCCTCGCAGTTCCTGATCGCGCGCGGCCTCGATTGGGCCGGCGAACTTCTCAAGCAATTCCCTCAACCAGACAAGGAGCAATTCTCATGA
- the trbJ gene encoding P-type conjugative transfer protein TrbJ has product MMRRRLLSGLITVSLIAKPMADYVQPAYALIVFDPSNYAQNVLTAARALEQINNQIQSLQNQATMLQNMARNLQRLDFSSVGQLTGSLHRIDGLMDQASGLSFDLGKLQDQWRSQYPESYDATIKVSDVASAARERWQTAMQAFRQTMGVQSQIVENVRADGDLLADLVNRSQGAAGALQASQATNQLMALSTKQQMQIQTLLATQFRAEAEDAARKAQSDEAAREMTKRFLGTGSAYPGN; this is encoded by the coding sequence ATGATGCGGCGACGCCTTCTCTCCGGCCTGATCACCGTTTCCCTGATCGCCAAGCCTATGGCCGACTATGTGCAGCCCGCGTACGCCCTTATCGTGTTCGATCCGTCCAATTATGCGCAGAACGTGCTGACGGCCGCGCGCGCATTGGAGCAGATCAACAACCAAATCCAGTCGCTGCAGAATCAGGCGACCATGCTGCAGAACATGGCGCGCAATCTTCAGCGTCTGGATTTCTCTTCCGTTGGCCAACTCACCGGTTCGCTCCATCGCATCGACGGCTTGATGGACCAGGCGAGTGGCCTCAGCTTTGATCTGGGCAAGCTTCAAGACCAGTGGCGCAGCCAATATCCGGAAAGCTACGACGCCACGATCAAAGTCAGCGATGTGGCGAGTGCTGCGCGGGAGCGTTGGCAAACCGCCATGCAGGCGTTCCGCCAGACCATGGGTGTCCAGTCGCAAATCGTCGAGAACGTCCGCGCCGACGGCGATCTGCTCGCCGATCTCGTCAACCGCAGCCAAGGGGCGGCCGGTGCGCTTCAGGCAAGCCAGGCCACCAACCAGCTGATGGCGCTTTCGACAAAACAGCAGATGCAGATCCAGACGCTGCTCGCAACGCAGTTTCGAGCTGAGGCCGAGGATGCCGCCCGCAAGGCCCAGTCAGACGAAGCCGCCCGCGAGATGACGAAGCGGTTCTTGGGTACCGGCTCGGCTTATCCCGGCAATTAA